The region TACATTCAGCCGGACAATAAGCTCACTGATGCTGCTTGGACTCCCTGAACCTGAACCTGCCATAGGTTACCTCCCTCCTTTAATTCTCGCCACCCGCTCTGCCCAATCCCCCAGTTCCTCGACAGGCAGGCCGAGAAAATAGGGGATTGGAGTATGGGTAAGCATGGCCAAAGAGACGGCGATGTCTTTGATCCCATCGCCGTCTCCGCAGCCTACAGCAGCAAAAAACTTTGTGCCTGTAAGGTAAGTTTTGTGAAATCCTTAGCGGGCAGTGCTTTAATCAGCCCCACATGGACACCAGCAGCCTTGGCCACAATATAAGCCTGATAGGCTTTATTGGTCTCCTTAATCAATTCCCCGCCGGATTGACGGGCAGATTCCATCTGATATTGCCGGTCACAGGTAAGGATGTCCTCACCGGTTAATTTGTCAAAATCAATATTCAGGCTCTCAAACGTATCGCCCTCAAAGTTGACAGGCCGGGCGAAAGTGTATACTTCCGCTCCGGTCTCCTCCAGTTTTTCTGTTCCCATCGTGCACTCTCCTTATAGACCAAGATTCTGTTTGGTAGCCGCAAGGTAATCCACTTCATATACTTTATGAATGTAGTTATACTTATCAATTTCCAGTACCTGGACACCATCCAGGGTGACCTTCAAATAGTTAACCGAGAAGTTGTTGGTAGTATCCATTGCGGCTCCAGTCTCCAGATTACCGAGTGTCAAGCCGAGCGGTCTAGCCCGGACGGTAACCTTGAACGGCACCTCGCGGTATTCACTTGTCGCGGTATCGAAGGTCTGAATGGAAGCACGCAGATCCAGCGAGTGGACCTTCGGTGCCAGCAGAGAGGCTGCTGCACTCTCAATCGTGCGCCATTTAAGCGCCAGACTCATCGCTCCCGTGTACCCTGGTGAAGGCGCCGCCATTTCTCCGGCAATCCCGCCCCCTTT is a window of Paenibacillus sp. FSL H3-0469 DNA encoding:
- a CDS encoding phage tail assembly protein is translated as MGTEKLEETGAEVYTFARPVNFEGDTFESLNIDFDKLTGEDILTCDRQYQMESARQSGGELIKETNKAYQAYIVAKAAGVHVGLIKALPAKDFTKLTLQAQSFLLL
- a CDS encoding phage major tail tube protein, encoding MPKRSERVIDYSVYLNAVDYLGTATATLPEITYLVDTIKGGGIAGEMAAPSPGYTGAMSLALKWRTIESAAASLLAPKVHSLDLRASIQTFDTATSEYREVPFKVTVRARPLGLTLGNLETGAAMDTTNNFSVNYLKVTLDGVQVLEIDKYNYIHKVYEVDYLAATKQNLGL